Genomic segment of Acinetobacter larvae:
TTTTTTTATCTCTTGGTGCTTGTTTATGACCGTTTGGACACCGCATGTAACTGTCGCAACCGTAGTCGAGCGAGACGGCTGTTTCTTATTGGTTGAAGAACACAGCAAAGGGATAAGCCATACTGTTTTTAATCAACCTGCTGGGCATGTCGAAGCAGGAGAAACCCTGCAACAGGCAGCGATACGCGAAACCCTAGAAGAAACTGCGCATCAAGTTACAATCGATGCTTTACTCGGCATTTATACCTATACTCCACCAATGTTTCCAGATCGCACCTATTATCGCTTTTGCTTTTTAGCGCATAGTATTGCACATCATGAACAACGTGCATTAGATCAAGATATTGTTGCAGCCCACTGGATGAGCCTAGAACAATTACAACTCACCGGTCGTGCGCGTAGCCCACTCGTCGTCAAAGCCATTGCAGATGCTTTAGCCGGACAGCGTTATCCCTTGTCCCTGATTTACGAACATAATACTCCCCCATTTACCTCAGCTTTGGATGCCTAATTTTATGCAACAACGTGTCATCGTCGGAATGTCTGGTGGTGTAGATTCATCTGTATCTGCCGCATTACTCTGCCAACAAGGTTATCAAGTCGAAGGCTTGTTTATGAAGAACTGGGAGGAAGATGATGGCACGGAATACTGCACCGCAATGGCAGACCTTGCCGATGCACAAGCCGTATGCGATAAAATAGGCATTCCGCTACACACTGCAAATTTTGCAGCAGAATATTGGGATCGTGTTTTTGAACACTTTCTGGCTGAATATGCCGCTGGACGTACCCCCAATCCCGATATTCTCTGTAATAAAGAAATTAAATTCCGCGCATTCTTAGATCATGCCATTCATTTAGGTGCTGATTTTATTGCCACCGGTCACTACACGCGTCGCAGTGCCACAATGCACAATAGCAAAGGCGAAGCCTATGCACAGCTATTACGTGGTCGCGATGATAACAAAGACCAAAGCTATTTTTTACATGCTGTACATGGTCGTGAAATTAATAAAACGTTATTCCCTGTTGGTGAAATTGAAAAACCGGAAGTCCGACGAATTGCTGAACAGCTCGGACTCGCCACGGCCAAGAAAAAAGATTCTACCGGGATTTGTTTTATTGGTGAAAGACGTTTTAATGACTTTCTAAAACAGTATCTCCCTGCTCAACCAGGTGAAATAGTACTAGATAATGGCAAAATTGTCGGTGAGCATCACGGTCTAATGTATTATACTTTGGGTCAACGTGGTGGTATCGGTCTAGGTGGGCTGAAAGGTGCACAAGAAGGTGCTTGGTTTGTCTTGCACAAAGACATTGCCAATAACCGTTTAGTCATTGGACAAGGTCATGAGCATCCATTGATGTTAAGTGATGTCTTGTGGAGCGAATCGATAGACTGGATTGCTGGTGAGGCGGATATTCCTGCACAAGGTTTACGCTGTACAGCCAAAACCCGTTATCGCCAGCCAGACCAAGACTGTGTAATTTATCAGGATCAAGACGGCACTGTTCGTGTTGAATTTGATCAGGCACAACGCGCTGTAACCCCAGGGCAAAGTGTAGTGTTTTATTTGGGTGAAAATTGTTTAGGTGGCGGTGTCATTCATCATAGTAACGCCGCCATACCAAGTTTTATATAGAGGAAAGTTGGCATGCTTGAACTCCCTTTTGCGCAAACATCCGATCTGAGCCTGCGACAAAATCGAGCTTTAGCCTTAGCGGCAGTCTTCCAAGCCACCCAGATTACGCATATGACCGCATTATCTGGGCAACAGAGTATCGGAGAAAGCGGAAATTTTTATTTTGAACAGCTGATTAAAGCCAGTTTAAACATCCGCCCTGCCGCCAAACATGCCAGCGCAACACTTGATTTTTTCAATCAACTGTCCGATATATCCTTGGGACTAAAAACATTTGAAAGTTGTATATGCCATCCTTACAACCCTCAACCCAAGGGACCTTTGCCCAAACCACCGCAGAATAATTTGGTCAATATTAAACTCCCCATGTCCTATGCCATGTCCTTATTAGCCCTAGAAAAAAAAGTATATAGCCAAGACAAATACGTTGAAATTATTGAACAATCACAACAAAAAATCTTAAAGCAATTATCATTTTTTGATCACAATTTTACCCATCCCAGTATTTTAGCCAATCTCGCACAAACCTATGTCAATACAGCTGGGCAAATTAATCCACGTATTATGGTGCGCGGGCATGCCGAAGCCTTTAAAGATGCCAATCACACCAACCGAATTCGTGCAGCTCTCTTCACAGGGCTACAAATGGCACACTTATGGCGCCAATTGGGCGGCAGCTCATGGCAACTCTTTTTAAACAAACGTAAATTACGTCAAGATATCCAAGATCTAGCTCGCCTCCAATACCAGTTGAGTTAGTCGATGGGTCTTTTTTAAGTTCATTTTGAATAGATTAGGAACTATTTATGAATGCTTTAACAGCACTTTCTCCATTAGATGGACGTTATGCGAGCAAATGTGATGCGCTACGACCTTTTTTGTCTGAGTTTGGTCTCATCCACGCCCGCGTAACTGTAGAAGTTCGTTGGTTACAAGCACTTGCCAATCATCCTGCTATTGTGGAGCTCAAAGCATTTAGCCCCGCAACACAACAGCGTCTGGATGACATCGTAAGCCATTTCAGCGAAGCCGATGCTGAACGTATTAAAGAAATTGAACGTACCACCAACCATGATGTCAAAGCGGTTGAATATTTCCTAAAAGAAAAAATTGCAGATCTTTCAGAACTTGCAACGGCTAGTGAATTTATTCACTTTGCCTGTACCTCTGAAGATATCAATAACCTATCACATGCCTTGATGCTAAAAAATGGTCGTCAGGTCTTGCTTGAAAGTATGCAAAATATTGTAGACAGTATCGTTGTTTTGGCAGAAAGACATGCCGATCAAGCCATGTTGTCGCGTACCCACGGTCAAACCGCTAGCCCAACAACCTTGGGGAAAGAAATGGCCAACGTTGCTTATCGTTTAGCACGTCAGCTTAAACAATTTAAACAGGTTGAATTACTAGGCAAGATTAATGGTGCTGTCGGTAACTACAATGCGCATCTTTCTGCTTATCCACACATCGACTGGGAAGCCAATGCCGAAGCCTTTGTCTGCTCACTCGGGCTAAACTTCAACCCATACACCACTCAAATTGAACCACACGACTATATGGCAGAGTTATTCGACGCCTTACGTCGTTTCAACACCATTCTGATCGATTTTAACCGTGATGTATGGGGTTATATTTCTTTAGGTTATTTCAAACAAAAACTGAAAGAAGGCGAAGTCGGTTCATCTACCATGCCACACAAAGTCAATCCGATTGATTTTGAAAACTCAGAAGGTAACTTAGGTCTTGCCAATGCCGTACTGGCACACTTAGGTGAAAAACTACCAGTTTCTCGTTGGCAGCGTGACCTGACGGACTCAACTGTACTGCGCAATATGGGTGTGGGTTTTGCACAAAGCCTCATTGCATTTGATGCCTGTTTAAAAGGTATTGGCAAATTAGAGTTAAATCCACAAATTCTGGCTGCGGATTTAGACCATGCACAAGAAGTACTGGCTGAACCTATTCAAACGGTTATGCGTCGTTATAGCGTTGAAAAACCTTACGAAAAACTTAAAGCCTTGACCCGTGGTCAAAGCATGACCCGTGAAATCATGGTGAACTTTGTACAAGGTGAAGAATTAAGCCAAGTCCCCAGTGAAGATCGTGCGCGTTTAGCGGCATTAACACCAGCAAGTTATACCGGTAATGCAGCAGCCCAAGCTAAAAATATCAAAAAGCGTATCGCAGAGCTGTAATCTAAAACAATCTGTAATGTAAAACAATAATGCAATGAGCGCATATTCCCATATGCGCTCATTTGCTCTCCGCCATCATTAATGGCAGAAAGACTATTAATTAATCATATAAAACCAATAATTTTTTCATTCTGTCATAAGGTAATAGCAGCATAAATATTCGCCTTTCAAGCTTAATATTCGCTATGATGCATAGATAATCCATAGTTCATAAATTCTTATGTCTGCACATGCATCTTTCAATCCTACATTGACATTTAAACATTGGCTTGCACTCAGTATTATTATCCTTTGCATGCTAATCGCCAGTATTCAGCCATTAGATCTACAATCCTATGCCTTGCATCAGCTTGGTACACTCTTAATGTTAATTGCGCTGCTCTGCTGTCAGAAATACTTTGCCTTACAGTTTCAAAGCTTTGTATTGTATTTAATATTTTTAGCAATTCACATTTTAGGCGCACATTATTTATATTCTTATGTCCCTTATAATGATTGGGCAATCCAGTATCTGCATTTTGATTTACAACAAACCATGGGCTGGCAGCGCAATATGTACGATCGTTTAGTACATTTTAGTTATGGCTTATTGCTCTACCCTTTTTTTATCGATATTTTCAAAAAAATATTTCGACCACTGCCAGCAAAACTTATTATTTTATTGGTCATCCAATGGGTTATGGTGACCAGTTTAATGTATGAATGGATAGAATGGGGCATTGCTTTAACCATGTCACCTGAAGCCGCAGAACAATATAACGGACAACAAGGTGACATCTGGGATGCACATCAGGACATGCTTATGGCAACACTGGGTGCAATTTGCATGTCACTGATTATATATTTTAGCGCTAACAATACCCGCTAGCGCTAAAACAACACGATGCCTTATTGGAAATCAATCCGTACATGACCTTGTGCATTGACAAAACCAGGTTGTGGTTTAACGCCTGTCACACTGACGGGAACGGCTTTAATGGTAAAGCGACCACGCGCATTATTGTCCAATCTAAATGGAATATAACTATTGATGGTATTAATTTTTAATACTTTATCGTCTTTATCTAACATCTGAAAACCAACATTAGGGTTATTAGACACCAGAATATTATTTTTTGGATTGGTTGCTTCAACCCGTGCAGAAAGCAGCTGTTGCGCTTCAATATTTTTACATTCGACGCCAATATTTTTAGTCATGATTGGCGTGCCTTCTGGACGATTACCAGCACCCGCACTTTCAAAAGCACCGGCTTGAATTCGACCAAAATCAAATTCAATAACATTACCGACATCAAAAGTACAAGATTGTGGTACCGTCATGGTTGCTGCCAAACGAATGATCGCAACAGGTTTGTTTGGTACATCACCAGCGCTTGTCGCCATAAGAATTTGACCGACCTCGCGATCTAGAACAAAACTTTGTCCAACAAATTTCTTTTTAATTCTTAAGCGAACTTGTACTTTACTACCAGAGCTATATTGCGGCGTACAATCATTACTATTACATAAGTTAGACATCGCCGTGACTGGTATACTGACCCACTTACTGCGAAACCCACCAATCCAGACTTTCATAGCGACTTGTAGATAGTCATTGCCTGGGATGTTATACCAGACAGTATCACCATCACGACTGCCCTCTGTTAATCCAGAGCTCGGCTTTAAGGTAATAAAGGTGTTGTTCCCTCTATTACACGGTGCAGGTAACGAATAGCCATCCGATCGATTAAATTCTTGCCAATTGGTTGTATAACCAACATGGTTCTGATTTGCATTAAAATTGGCACTATAAGTATAAGTATGTGGGCCAGCCGCAGGTGCACATGATCCCGCATAGCTAGAATCAGCGATGCTATAACATGCCAGTCCGATCGTCGATAACAAAAAACATTTTAAATTACCATTCATTTTTTATTACTCATCTATATTTTAATCAGGAAGCCTGATTTAATAATTTTTGCCAAACCCATAACGCTGGAGAACATGTACCTGCACAAACATACTGTCTCGCCCAAATGCTATTCATAACGCTGCTACTTTAAGGTTTGTTTTAATAATGAATTTATATTCATCCTAATGTCACAGATCACTGTACGGTGACTTTTAATCAAAAGTCAGTACAAAAGTGGCTGAAGAATTGGCTTTGCCAGCCGTTACATTGGCTCGGGTTGCAATATAATTGGCAAAAAAATCTATCTTCGCTGTTTTCATATTTTTCAGATTTTCAACCGGTGCATAATCACCCATGGATAATAAATCCCGGTTTTTATCTAAGATTTCAATCGCAACATTTTTCGCTCCCGAACTCGCATCCAGTGCTAAATAATTGCTATTGGTACTATCTTTAGGTCCTGCAAAAGAAACTTTTACGCTGTTGGTATTGCAGTCAAGTAAATGAATTGAAAATGGCATGGCACGGGTACGATCGCCAAGTTCTTTCATATTCTTAGTCGCCCATGTGCCTAAATTAACGCGCATATTTTGACTCTGTGATGCAACAACACATGGACTTTCCACAATTTGAGCTTTAAGGCGTAAATTAATTTTAACCACAGGATCAGCCTGAAGGTGACTGCTATAAAGCAATACGCCGAGTACCATTAATTTATAAAATTTCATCTTAATACCTTAATTCATATTGATACGATGGCTAAATAACGCCTTATGCTTACTTAAATACAATTCAACTCGAGATTTGCGATTGAAGACTCGTACTCTTCTTGATCAAACTCATAAGATGCAATACAGCTGTCAGTTGCATCTGCTCCCCATGACACCTGCAAGGTACCTTTTTGACCCAAGCCACTTAAATAAGCTTGTCCATCTGTACCCACCATGCCATTGATATTACTGTTCTGTTCAGTAACAGATGAAGCATAAGGAACATAACTGCCATTGTGTTTAAGCGTAATCAAAGCACGTTGACCGATACGAGAATCAAAAACTGCTTTAACCACTGCGCCACGCATCGGAACTAGGTTTTTCACGTTTACATCAATTTCCGTTTTATCGTTAAAACTGTCTGCCACTAAGGCAACACGGTTTAGGCGATAATTCTCTGCATAAGGTAAAATCGCATAGCCTTTACGGTTGGTATAAACGTTGTTAGAGTTTTCAATTTTGACATTGGCCGCACCATTGGTATCGATGAGAACATTGGTATCACCCAAAGACTGTCCTAAAGTAATACCACCGCGATGCAAAATCACGCCGCCAGATAAATCATAGTTGAGGCTTTTATTTTTGCCGTCATCGGTAAAGTTAAAACCAAGACCACCGCTACCATAGCGTGTATCTAAGCGCACGGCCGCTGTACCGAATGCACCATTTTCATCATGATGACCATGTACCACGTTGTAGCTCAACTGACGATCATCTAATAAATTACCGTTAATACTGGTTTGTATTGAAGAACCACCATTCGAATCATGTACATAGTTGGTATTACTATAGATATCGTTTTTCACACGATCTTTAGATCCAAAGAAGGCATTTAACGGTATAGAAATACTTGCTGAAACTGTATTATTTTTATCATTGACAAGATTATAAGAATCTTGCAATGACCACGCTAAGTTATAACTAAAGTTCTTAAATGCTTTAGCATAACCAACCTGATAAGTTTTTGTAGATTTCGGCGCATTCCAATAGGTCTGATAGTTTATAGATGCATATAATGATCCATAATCACGCAAGTCTTGAGTAACGTTAAAAAGAAAACGACCTTTTTTAGTAAAGTTCAAATTATAATAAGAACTCGGGTCATAATAACTATTCCCCATCTCATCAAATTTTTCGTCTAGTTCAAAACGCTCCATATTCTTATAGGCAACGTCATTTAAGGTATAGAATCCCTTAGTCGAATAACGATAACCCAGTAATTGGAATGTCGTACCTAATTGGTTCAATGATTTAGAATAAAGTAGGCGATACGACTGCCCTTTATAATCCTTGTCATCGGCTAAGGTACTGTTGGCATGTGTCATATCAAAAGACAATGCCCCCCAGTTGCCCATATTCTTACCAAAACCTAATAAACCAGCTTGGTATTTTGAAGCGAGTTGGGTACCACCATATAAGGTGAAACCTTGTGGCATGCCTCGGCTCATACTCGCTTGTACAAATACCGGTTTATTTTGCTCACGGTTACCACTACGGAATTCACCCGCAGTCACATCGAACTTACTCCGACCTTCACGCAGTAAAACCGGTACGCCAGAATAAGGTACAACGAAGTTTTGCACTTCACCGCTCATACTCTCGACGGAAACATGCAAGTCACCACTATTTGACATAGACGATAAATCATCGATGACAAATGGTCCGGCATTAACGTTTGTTTGATAAACGGTATAACCATTTTGTTTAATGGTCACAATACTCTTCGAACTGGCAATACCACGTACCACAGGCGCATAACCCTGCATACTAATCGGTAGCATGGCTTCAGAACTATATAATCTGACACCACGGAAACCTACGCTGTCGAAGATATTATCGTGGGTATTACTGTCACCCAAGATCAGTTCACTCTTCAAAGGAACAATCGTTCTCTCAGCATAGGTCTGGATATTTGACCATTTTGATGTGCTGGTATCTGAAGGTTTGTGGTGATAGTAATTATAAGAAGATAAATTCTTTATACGGAATCCAGCAACATTCAAACCAAAATCTAATAATAGGAATTGGCTATTACTGTTGTCAGAATGACTACCATTAAAATTATAGTTTAATGTTGCCGCCGTAATCCCACGATCCCATTCAGATGGTGGAATATAACCACGCGCATCACTCTTAATCCAGATTTGAGGAATACTCAAATCTAGACGTTGCAATGCAAAGTTATAAACGATTTCAGCTTCTGGTATATATTGTTTTACGTCTATGCAAGTCTCATTTTTTAATTCTTCATAATTGGGCAATTCATAATATTTCACCCCAACTAATGTCAGAAATTCGACATTAATACATGGAGCTAAACCACCTGAGACAGCGTCACTTTTATCTGTTTTTTGAAAATTAAGGTCTTTTGATAAAACAAAATCATCATTAACGTATACATTAACCTTATAGTTACCAGGCATCTGGAAACCACTTTCGAAACTCGATAAATCGGCAACAACCGAACCTTCCGTATTTAACAATAAAGAAGGGTTAAAATAGTCGTCTGCATATACAAAGCTACTAGATAGAATGTAAGTACATACAATAACTCGATGACCTATCTGTACATATTTCAAATTAGTCTTTGTCATTTTAATTTCTCACGCAAACAAATTATTGCTTGCTGTTATTGGATGCGTAATACTTTTTCGTCAGTAAAGGCGCCAAAATCATTAATGGTCTGAAAAGCGACTTGAGAACCCATTTTTTTAAGGGGTTTTTCTGAAAAAGGTTCTAACATTAAGTTATCTTGTTTGACACCATCTACACTGATATTGACCAGTGTCATAAAATATGGCGTTGGGTTTTTCAGTACTGCTGTATTATTTACTACGCCAGCTGCTAACAAACTTGGAGCGTCCTCAATACGAATAGACAAATTTGCTGGACGACTCATCATTTTGATACGAGACAAAATAGCCAATTGCAATACGTTCGTTTCTTCAAGCTCAGCCTTACTTACAGATGGAATAGCTTGAACATTGAGGTAATATAAAGTTTCGCGATCTTGTGGAAGATTTTGGTTAGTATTGACCACACGCAGTGTATTTTCTGCTTTCGCTTCACTCACAAACATTGGCGGCGTTACGATGACACTTTTGGTTTTTTGTGCAGATGCATCTTCAACCCAAGCATTAATAAGATACCGTTTATCTAAGGTACTATTAACAACAGGCATCGAAGCTTGTTTTTGATCTTGATTATAAATTAGACGTGTTGCACCCAGTGCAATACCACCCGAAGCATGAGAAATATTGGTTAAAACAATAGATGTAAGAGCGATACGAGTTACATATTGCATAATCAAACGTAGCATGGTGTGGTTCCCCTAAAATTATAAAAATAAAAAACGATACTCCTCATGACGAGAAGTATCGTTGTATTAATTATTCGTAGCTGATTACGAAGTTAGCATCAGCATATGCTTGACCAGCAGTAGCTTTCTCAGCAGTTGATTTATAACGAGCAACGAAGTCGATTGTGTTGTTGCCATCGATCAACGCTTTAGGAGCAGAGAAAACAGTACCGTCTGGAGTTAAGATTTTGCCATTGTAGTCAGCAATTTCTACACCAACACCTGTTGCAGATACTGCATTATTAGAAGGACCTGAATGGATTTTTAACAAAGTAGAATCAGTTGCATCTTGTGGACCAGTGAATGCAAATTGAGCAGTTTTAGATACAGCAGTATCACAATCTACTAATTTGATTGAAAATGGTACGTTTGGAGTGTATTGACCTGCTGCAGTGATATTTGCAGTACGGTGTTGACCTAACTGTACAGTTTGGTTCGCTGTATCAGAGCTTACAGCACAAGCAGCGTTTACGAATTCACCAGCAAAGTGAACAGTACCACCGTTTACAATAGTAGCAGCATTTGCCAAACCACTTGTTAATAGAGCCGCGCCTGCAACTAAAAGTACTTTTTTCATATCTCTCACCTGTAAAGATTTATCGTTAAATTTAAGTTTTCTAATTTATGTGAAAGGCTTTCTTAAAATTTATAAAGAAAGTGACGCCGATCACACTTTCCGCATTAAATGAAAATTTTTACCGGTGGTCAAATGGCTATATTGTCAAATTGTAGTTTTTTAAAAATTGCGAAAAAGCCATTTTATTAAAGATATAGTATTGATTTTAAATGTTTTACTTAGATTAGACTTTCGCTATTTATTTTGTCAAAAAATACATAATGGTTCCAAAGAGACACAAAAGATTACAACAGTATTTTTAAGATTATCGCTCAAAGTTATTTTTTTAAACTATTTTTCATATACTTATCACAATTTAATTACTTTATACCTAAACAATAGGCTAAACACCCAATTACACAAAAATACTTATTTAGTTTTTATTAATAATAGGACAGCTTGCTCCAACATCATCATCAATACGACCATGATGAAAAGCGCTTAAAAGACATTTTTTAGTGTAATAACTCAAATTAATATCATTATATTTCAAACCATTATTATATATGTTTCGTTATTTATTTTTTCATATGGATTAAAAATTTAGCAGCAATTTTAATTGACGCATTATTTATTAAGTTTATTTGAACAAATATCTAGATAAAGCAAATTGCTCAAAATACAACCAAAACCTTAATCAAGAATATATGAAGCAGATAATGACGTGTGTATAGCGACAAATATGCGCATTATTTATCCAAAAAGTAAAAATATTACGGCTTTATTACTGACAATATTTTAAGTGCTCTCATGATGTTTAAGTTTTTTGACAACAACAAAGCCCATTGCTCAACGCCAAAGTCAAATCGAACTCAAAATAAATACCCCCTAAACCATAAAAACCACTGCGCTGTTATTCAACTGTATTGTTATTCATCCTCCATAACATACAGCAAATACAGTACAGTGGTTAAAACTGACTTTTATTGGCATATCATTTGTGGCGTTATTTATTCAAACATAAGCTCACATCAAGCAAAGAACCGCGGTGCTTTATAAAATAGCCCAATGACCAAGACTTGATTGCATCATGCTATTACACATCACGATTTAAATTGCATCATTGTTTGGGATCACGCAGTTGCACCACTGCTTGATTATTTTTAAACAAAGCCTCATTTAAACAATTCAGCGCAGTTGGGATAATCTGTTCAACCACTTGTGCAGCTTGTAAACCTAATTTTTCTCCCAAAGTCGGTCGACGGCGTGTTTGAATGACATAAACATCATGCTGTGGCAAAAGCCCCAATAAATATTCATCTGAAGTTTTTAATTGATCGACTAAATTAAGCTGCTGCGCATCTTGCCCATACCAATGCTCTCCTGTCGCAACTTTAGTTACATTGAGTTGCGGACGATACTTTTCTACAAAATGTTTAAAGAGCAGATGTGTCTGCTGCAATTCTTGTTCAAACTTTTCTTTGCCTTCTGCTGTATTTTCACCAAACATGGTTACTGTACGTTTAAACTCTCCTGCGGTATATAGGTCATAATCTACATGATGCTCTTTGAGTAAACGATTAAAATTGGGAACCTGTGCCACCACACCAATGGAACCCAATACCGCAAAAGGCGCAGCAATTAATTCAGTGCCTATACACGCCATCATATAACCACCACTGGTCGCTACTTTATCGACACAAATCGTCAAATGAAAACCAGCATCACGCAAACGAACCAGTTGTGCTGCTGCTAAGCCATAACCGTGAACCATCCCACCGGGACTTTCTAGGCGCAATACCACACGATCACGCCCAGCTTTGGCCGTTGCCAAGATTAATGTTATTTCTTCGCGTAGATTTTCAACAGCCGAGGCTTGCACATCACCTTTAAAGTCTAATACATAAATTTTTTGATTATTTTTTTTACGCGCACGGGCTTCTCTTGAAAGTTGTTGTGCAAGTTGTAAGAGTTCAAATTTAGATGCCGTTGCCTGTGCAATTTTTTTTCTATGCTCATTCACTCTAGCATTGAGGTGGCTGATACGAATTTCCGCTGGTAATTTCGGTAAATGAAATAGCATAAAGTCATTCTACTCTTGATAAGATCTTATGTTTAACTCATAAGGTTATTTGCACTAAATTTCAATCTTTATTTTCAAAATCTTTACTTTTTTAAATAAAGCCATAAGAAAAGAGCCGTAAAACGGCTCTTTAGCGCTTGAATTGATCATATAACAACAATGTAGTACCCAATCACTAAAACCAGCAAATTGTCATCCAGATCCTTAACCCAAATACTTAACCTAAATATTTAACCCAAATTCTTAACCAAAACGTCCAGTAATATACGCTTCTGTCAACTGATGTTCAGGCTGAGTAAATACTTTTTCCGTCGAGTTAACTTCTATCAGATCGCCCAAATGAAAATAAGCAGTACGATCAGAAACACGTGCCGCTTGTTGCATCGAATGCGTCACGATGGCAATGGTATATTGTGTAGAAAGCTCAGAAATTAATTCCTCAACTTTGGCAGTTGCAATAGGGTCCAGTGCTGAACATGGCTCATCCATTAGGATCACTTCTGGGCTGACGGCAATAGTCCGCGCAATACACAAGCGTTGTTGCTGACCACCCGATAATCCAGTACCTGGTTGGTTCAAGCGATCTTTTACTTCATCCCATAAACCAGCTTTACGTAGACTACTTTCTACAATTTCTTCTAAATCGTATTTATCGCGGGCCAGCCCATGTAATTTGGGACCATAGGCAACATTATCAAAAATTGATTTAGGAAAAGGATTCGGTTTTTGGAAAACCATTCCCACTTGCGCACGCAATAAAACCACATCTAGACGCGGATCATAAATATCCTGATCATCCAACACCACCTTGCCCGTTACCCGGCAAATATCGATGGTGTCATTCATACGGTTTAAGGTTCTTAAAAAAGTTGACTTACCGC
This window contains:
- a CDS encoding fimbrial protein, with translation MNGNLKCFLLSTIGLACYSIADSSYAGSCAPAAGPHTYTYSANFNANQNHVGYTTNWQEFNRSDGYSLPAPCNRGNNTFITLKPSSGLTEGSRDGDTVWYNIPGNDYLQVAMKVWIGGFRSKWVSIPVTAMSNLCNSNDCTPQYSSGSKVQVRLRIKKKFVGQSFVLDREVGQILMATSAGDVPNKPVAIIRLAATMTVPQSCTFDVGNVIEFDFGRIQAGAFESAGAGNRPEGTPIMTKNIGVECKNIEAQQLLSARVEATNPKNNILVSNNPNVGFQMLDKDDKVLKINTINSYIPFRLDNNARGRFTIKAVPVSVTGVKPQPGFVNAQGHVRIDFQ
- the mnmA gene encoding tRNA 2-thiouridine(34) synthase MnmA, with the protein product MQQRVIVGMSGGVDSSVSAALLCQQGYQVEGLFMKNWEEDDGTEYCTAMADLADAQAVCDKIGIPLHTANFAAEYWDRVFEHFLAEYAAGRTPNPDILCNKEIKFRAFLDHAIHLGADFIATGHYTRRSATMHNSKGEAYAQLLRGRDDNKDQSYFLHAVHGREINKTLFPVGEIEKPEVRRIAEQLGLATAKKKDSTGICFIGERRFNDFLKQYLPAQPGEIVLDNGKIVGEHHGLMYYTLGQRGGIGLGGLKGAQEGAWFVLHKDIANNRLVIGQGHEHPLMLSDVLWSESIDWIAGEADIPAQGLRCTAKTRYRQPDQDCVIYQDQDGTVRVEFDQAQRAVTPGQSVVFYLGENCLGGGVIHHSNAAIPSFI
- a CDS encoding DUF2238 domain-containing protein, whose translation is MSAHASFNPTLTFKHWLALSIIILCMLIASIQPLDLQSYALHQLGTLLMLIALLCCQKYFALQFQSFVLYLIFLAIHILGAHYLYSYVPYNDWAIQYLHFDLQQTMGWQRNMYDRLVHFSYGLLLYPFFIDIFKKIFRPLPAKLIILLVIQWVMVTSLMYEWIEWGIALTMSPEAAEQYNGQQGDIWDAHQDMLMATLGAICMSLIIYFSANNTR
- a CDS encoding fimbrial protein, producing MKFYKLMVLGVLLYSSHLQADPVVKINLRLKAQIVESPCVVASQSQNMRVNLGTWATKNMKELGDRTRAMPFSIHLLDCNTNSVKVSFAGPKDSTNSNYLALDASSGAKNVAIEILDKNRDLLSMGDYAPVENLKNMKTAKIDFFANYIATRANVTAGKANSSATFVLTFD
- the hflD gene encoding high frequency lysogenization protein HflD, producing MLELPFAQTSDLSLRQNRALALAAVFQATQITHMTALSGQQSIGESGNFYFEQLIKASLNIRPAAKHASATLDFFNQLSDISLGLKTFESCICHPYNPQPKGPLPKPPQNNLVNIKLPMSYAMSLLALEKKVYSQDKYVEIIEQSQQKILKQLSFFDHNFTHPSILANLAQTYVNTAGQINPRIMVRGHAEAFKDANHTNRIRAALFTGLQMAHLWRQLGGSSWQLFLNKRKLRQDIQDLARLQYQLS
- the purB gene encoding adenylosuccinate lyase, coding for MNALTALSPLDGRYASKCDALRPFLSEFGLIHARVTVEVRWLQALANHPAIVELKAFSPATQQRLDDIVSHFSEADAERIKEIERTTNHDVKAVEYFLKEKIADLSELATASEFIHFACTSEDINNLSHALMLKNGRQVLLESMQNIVDSIVVLAERHADQAMLSRTHGQTASPTTLGKEMANVAYRLARQLKQFKQVELLGKINGAVGNYNAHLSAYPHIDWEANAEAFVCSLGLNFNPYTTQIEPHDYMAELFDALRRFNTILIDFNRDVWGYISLGYFKQKLKEGEVGSSTMPHKVNPIDFENSEGNLGLANAVLAHLGEKLPVSRWQRDLTDSTVLRNMGVGFAQSLIAFDACLKGIGKLELNPQILAADLDHAQEVLAEPIQTVMRRYSVEKPYEKLKALTRGQSMTREIMVNFVQGEELSQVPSEDRARLAALTPASYTGNAAAQAKNIKKRIAEL
- a CDS encoding NUDIX hydrolase, translated to MTVWTPHVTVATVVERDGCFLLVEEHSKGISHTVFNQPAGHVEAGETLQQAAIRETLEETAHQVTIDALLGIYTYTPPMFPDRTYYRFCFLAHSIAHHEQRALDQDIVAAHWMSLEQLQLTGRARSPLVVKAIADALAGQRYPLSLIYEHNTPPFTSALDA